A DNA window from Pseudomonas wuhanensis contains the following coding sequences:
- the dinG gene encoding ATP-dependent DNA helicase DinG codes for MISTELKTTIQGAYSRFLEAKSLKPRYGQRLMIAEIAKVLGDIDTDDEGRRSGDPAIVAVEAGTGTGKTVAYSLAAIPTAKAAGKRLVIATATVALQEQIVYKDLPDLMRNSGLNFSFALAKGRGRYMCLSKLDMLLQEGHAQTATAQLFEEEGFKIEVDEASQKLFTSMIEKLAGNKWDGDRDSWSTALEDADWARLTTDHSQCTNRHCPNFGQCAFYKAREGMGKVDVIVTNHDMVLADLALGGGAVLPDPRDTIYVFDEGHHLPDKAIGHFAHYTRLRSTADWLETTAKNLTKLLAQHPLPGDLGKLIEQVPELAREIKTQQQFMFSACEQAADFKPGEDVEGRERPRHRFVGGVIPEHMREMGIELKKGFARLTDLFTRLTDLLKEGMDGEVNIGIASNQAEEWYPLFGSLLSRSSGNWELWTAFTVEDPEDNPPMARWLTLAESGSLFDIEVNASPILAADMLRRNLWNVAYGALVTSATLTALGTFDRFRMRAGLPKTAVTAVVPSPFHHADAGVLRVPDLKADPRDAPAHTAAIIRDLPQLVEGSRGTLVLFSSRKQMQDVFDGLDRDWRKQVFIQGNLSKQETLNKHKARVDGGDSSVLFGLASFAEGVDLPGAYCEHVVIAKIPFSVPDDPVEAALAEWIEARGGNPFMEISVPDASLKLVQACGRLLRTEEDRGTITLLDRRLVTQRYGKAILNALPPFRREIS; via the coding sequence ATGATCAGCACTGAACTCAAAACCACGATCCAGGGCGCCTATTCGCGTTTTCTCGAAGCCAAGAGCCTCAAGCCGCGCTACGGCCAACGCCTGATGATCGCCGAAATTGCCAAGGTCCTCGGTGACATCGACACCGACGACGAAGGCCGGCGCAGTGGCGACCCCGCGATTGTCGCGGTGGAAGCCGGCACTGGTACCGGCAAAACCGTGGCCTACAGCCTGGCGGCCATCCCGACCGCGAAGGCCGCCGGCAAGCGTCTGGTGATTGCCACGGCCACCGTCGCCCTGCAAGAGCAGATCGTCTACAAGGATTTGCCCGACCTGATGCGCAACAGCGGGCTGAATTTCAGCTTCGCCCTGGCCAAGGGCCGGGGGCGCTACATGTGCCTGTCCAAGCTGGATATGTTGCTCCAGGAAGGTCACGCGCAGACTGCCACGGCACAGCTGTTCGAAGAAGAAGGCTTCAAGATCGAGGTCGATGAGGCCAGCCAGAAGCTGTTCACCAGCATGATCGAGAAGCTCGCCGGCAATAAGTGGGACGGCGACCGCGACAGTTGGTCGACGGCGCTGGAAGACGCTGACTGGGCGCGCCTGACCACCGATCACAGCCAGTGCACCAACCGTCATTGCCCGAACTTCGGCCAGTGCGCCTTCTACAAGGCCCGCGAAGGCATGGGCAAGGTCGACGTGATCGTCACCAACCACGACATGGTGCTGGCCGACCTGGCCCTGGGCGGCGGCGCGGTACTACCAGATCCGCGCGACACCATCTATGTGTTCGACGAAGGCCACCACCTGCCGGACAAGGCCATCGGCCATTTCGCCCATTACACGCGTCTGCGGTCCACCGCCGACTGGCTGGAAACCACCGCCAAGAACCTCACCAAACTGCTGGCCCAGCACCCGCTGCCGGGCGATCTGGGCAAGTTGATCGAGCAAGTGCCGGAGCTGGCCCGGGAAATCAAGACCCAGCAGCAGTTCATGTTCAGCGCCTGCGAGCAAGCCGCCGACTTCAAGCCCGGCGAAGACGTTGAAGGTCGCGAGCGCCCACGTCACCGTTTCGTCGGCGGGGTGATTCCCGAGCACATGCGCGAAATGGGCATCGAGCTGAAGAAGGGCTTTGCCCGCCTGACCGACCTGTTCACCCGGCTCACCGATCTGCTCAAGGAAGGCATGGACGGCGAGGTCAATATCGGCATCGCCAGCAACCAGGCCGAAGAGTGGTATCCGCTGTTCGGCAGCCTGTTGTCGCGTTCTTCGGGCAATTGGGAGCTGTGGACCGCCTTCACCGTCGAAGACCCGGAAGACAACCCGCCCATGGCCCGTTGGCTGACCCTGGCCGAAAGCGGTTCGCTGTTCGACATCGAGGTCAATGCCAGCCCGATCCTCGCGGCGGACATGCTCCGGCGCAACTTGTGGAACGTGGCTTACGGGGCGCTGGTGACATCGGCGACCCTGACCGCTCTCGGCACTTTCGACCGTTTCCGCATGCGTGCCGGCCTGCCTAAAACAGCCGTGACCGCGGTGGTCCCGAGCCCGTTCCATCACGCCGACGCCGGCGTGCTGCGGGTGCCGGACCTGAAAGCCGACCCGCGTGACGCGCCGGCCCACACCGCGGCGATCATCCGCGACCTGCCGCAACTGGTAGAAGGTTCACGTGGCACCCTGGTGCTGTTCTCCTCACGTAAACAGATGCAGGACGTGTTCGACGGCCTGGATCGCGACTGGCGCAAGCAAGTGTTCATTCAAGGCAACCTGTCGAAGCAGGAAACCCTGAACAAGCACAAGGCGCGGGTTGATGGCGGGGATTCGAGCGTGCTGTTCGGCCTGGCGAGTTTCGCCGAAGGCGTGGATTTGCCTGGTGCCTACTGCGAACACGTGGTGATCGCCAAGATTCCGTTCTCGGTGCCCGACGATCCGGTCGAAGCGGCTCTGGCGGAATGGATCGAGGCCCGCGGCGGTAATCCGTTCATGGAGATTTCCGTGCCCGACGCCTCGCTGAAACTGGTCCAGGCCTGCGGTCGCTTGCTGCGAACCGAAGAAGACCGCGGCACCATCACTTTGCTCGACCGTCGTTTGGTCACGCAGCGATACGGCAAAGCTATTCTCAATGCGTTGCCGCCATTTCGTCGTGAAATTTCCTGA
- a CDS encoding OmpA family protein, producing MSVLTRTVLPVLLLGSLLTGCATHSDGTAPLNQRTWPICSVIGGLVGGGLGAMESSAWAAGGAALGILTGGLICYAQDGDEDDDGVFDRRDRCPDTPADTPVEHHGCPLPQYPASVKPVEPPVSEVITLNGNVLFAYNQSELMPEARSELDSLMVKLQNTDVVSIKVIGHTDSQGSDAYNQKLSERRASSVAAYLLSQGLAPNKLTSEGRGESQPVADNDTEEGRAQNRRVELHINR from the coding sequence ATGAGCGTTCTCACAAGGACCGTTTTGCCGGTTCTGCTGCTTGGCAGTCTTCTGACCGGTTGTGCGACTCACAGCGATGGCACCGCCCCCCTCAATCAACGTACCTGGCCGATCTGCAGCGTCATTGGCGGACTGGTCGGCGGCGGTTTGGGGGCAATGGAAAGTAGTGCCTGGGCAGCGGGTGGCGCGGCGCTCGGGATTCTGACCGGTGGCCTGATCTGTTATGCCCAGGATGGCGATGAAGACGATGATGGCGTCTTCGATCGACGTGATCGCTGCCCTGATACGCCAGCCGATACGCCAGTCGAACATCACGGTTGCCCACTGCCGCAATACCCGGCCAGCGTGAAGCCTGTTGAACCTCCGGTATCCGAAGTCATCACCCTGAACGGCAACGTGCTGTTCGCTTACAACCAATCCGAGCTGATGCCCGAAGCGCGCAGTGAATTGGATTCGCTGATGGTCAAATTGCAGAACACCGATGTGGTGAGCATTAAAGTCATCGGTCATACCGACAGCCAGGGTTCGGACGCCTATAACCAGAAACTGTCGGAACGTCGTGCCAGCAGCGTGGCGGCCTACCTGCTGAGTCAGGGGCTGGCGCCGAACAAACTCACCAGCGAAGGCCGGGGCGAAAGCCAGCCGGTGGCCGATAACGACACGGAAGAAGGGCGGGCACAAAACCGTCGTGTGGAATTGCACATCAATCGCTGA
- a CDS encoding YchJ family protein codes for MSTSICPCGSGTLLDACCGHYHAGHPAPSAEVLMRSRYSAYVLGLIDYLVATTLPAQQAGLDRQSISDWSAQSTWLGLEVESAEVFGGQPEHAFVTFTARWHDSSGEHSHRERSSFVQNAGHWYFIDPTVLLKAGRNDACPCASGQKFKKCCASYFGA; via the coding sequence ATGAGTACATCCATTTGCCCTTGCGGTAGCGGCACACTACTCGATGCCTGCTGTGGCCATTACCACGCCGGCCACCCCGCCCCCAGCGCCGAAGTCTTGATGCGTTCGCGCTACAGCGCCTATGTACTGGGGCTGATCGACTATCTGGTGGCGACCACCCTGCCCGCACAACAGGCCGGCCTGGACCGCCAGTCGATCAGCGACTGGAGCGCCCAAAGCACCTGGCTGGGCCTGGAGGTGGAAAGCGCCGAGGTCTTCGGCGGACAGCCGGAGCACGCTTTCGTCACCTTCACCGCTCGCTGGCACGACAGCAGCGGCGAACACAGCCACCGCGAACGTTCGTCATTCGTACAGAACGCCGGCCATTGGTATTTCATCGACCCCACCGTATTACTCAAGGCCGGGCGTAACGATGCGTGCCCGTGCGCCAGCGGGCAGAAGTTCAAGAAGTGCTGCGCAAGTTACTTTGGCGCTTGA
- a CDS encoding glutathione S-transferase N-terminal domain-containing protein, giving the protein MIDLYYWTTPNGHKISIFLEEAGLPYNVYPINISQNDQFKPEFLKISPNNKIPAIVDHEPVDGGEPLALFESGAILLYLAEKTGKLLPKDLRGRQQALQWLFWQMGGLGPMAGQNHHFSQFAPEKIPYAIKRYIDETARLYGVLDKQLANNEFVAGSEYSIADMAIYPWIVSHKWQSQNLEDFPNVLRWFNHIQNRPATVKAYALVAKVNPPKS; this is encoded by the coding sequence ATGATCGACCTGTATTACTGGACCACCCCCAACGGCCACAAGATTTCGATATTCCTGGAAGAAGCAGGCCTGCCGTACAACGTTTACCCGATTAACATCAGCCAGAACGACCAGTTCAAACCCGAATTCCTGAAGATCTCGCCAAACAACAAAATCCCGGCCATCGTCGATCATGAGCCGGTCGATGGCGGTGAACCGTTGGCATTGTTCGAGTCGGGGGCGATTCTGCTGTACCTGGCGGAGAAAACCGGCAAGCTTTTGCCCAAGGATCTGCGCGGGCGCCAGCAAGCGCTGCAATGGCTGTTTTGGCAGATGGGCGGCCTGGGGCCGATGGCCGGGCAGAATCATCACTTCAGCCAGTTCGCGCCAGAAAAAATCCCCTACGCGATCAAACGCTACATCGACGAAACCGCCCGCCTTTATGGAGTACTGGATAAGCAACTGGCGAACAATGAATTTGTCGCCGGCAGCGAATACAGCATTGCCGACATGGCGATCTACCCGTGGATCGTTTCTCACAAGTGGCAGAGCCAGAACCTGGAAGACTTCCCCAACGTGCTGCGCTGGTTCAACCACATCCAGAACCGCCCGGCGACGGTGAAGGCGTATGCGCTGGTGGCCAAGGTCAACCCGCCTAAATCCTGA
- a CDS encoding CopD family protein has translation MTPFGIVYTLHVLAALVWVGGMFFAWMVLRPAAMKALEGPARLTLWVEVFQVFFRWVWIAVVLLPISGVGMIHLQFAGFEAAPRYVQVMMGLYVVMTALFIRIQALLLPELRTAVAAQDWPTGAAVLGKIRRLVGINLMVGLVLVAIAAARP, from the coding sequence ATGACACCTTTTGGCATCGTTTATACCCTGCATGTCCTGGCCGCCCTGGTGTGGGTCGGCGGCATGTTTTTCGCCTGGATGGTCTTGCGGCCCGCGGCGATGAAGGCGCTGGAAGGCCCTGCCCGGTTGACGCTGTGGGTGGAAGTGTTTCAGGTTTTTTTCCGCTGGGTCTGGATCGCGGTGGTGCTTTTGCCGATCAGCGGCGTGGGCATGATTCATCTGCAGTTCGCCGGATTTGAAGCGGCGCCGCGGTATGTGCAAGTGATGATGGGATTGTATGTAGTGATGACGGCGCTGTTTATCCGGATTCAGGCGTTGCTGCTGCCGGAACTGCGCACGGCGGTGGCGGCTCAGGACTGGCCGACGGGCGCGGCGGTGCTGGGTAAGATTCGTCGGTTGGTGGGGATTAACCTGATGGTCGGGTTGGTGCTGGTGGCGATTGCTGCGGCTCGGCCGTGA
- a CDS encoding penicillin acylase family protein, translating to MASPALTHFLPRFGVAAAVAGVLSLTGCQTWNAQDTLPPTSGVQPLKGLAQNVSIRRNAMGMPLIESNSFHDALFTLGYVHASDRISQMVTLRLLAQGRLAEMSGADLLDADRYMRAVNLKKSAGELYKASSPRLKRFFEVYARGVNAYLFRYRDKLPADLAATGYKPEYWKPEDSALIFCLLNFSQSANLPEEISSLMLAQTVSTDKLAWLAPSAPDEKLPVAEAEKLQGIKLNGQIPGLSEISKATGQLSDLNLLGATSSNNWAIAPQRSRSGKSLLASDSHGPLGVPALFSYVQIRAPKYQASGVTIAGLPMVLGGFNGKVAWSMTTVMGDNQDLFLEKIKRQGNGLSYEVGGKWQPAIVRNETYFVKGQKPIREAVYETRHGPLLNSAQGTALANGFGLALQTPNFTDDKTLDAFFDLSRAQSVEKASDASREIRAIALNLVFADASNIGWQVTGRYPNRREGEGLLPSPGWEGRYDWDGYADPMLHPYDQDPAQGWLGTANQRVIPHGYGMQLSNSWSAPERGERMAELAGVGKHDTRSLIAMQYDQTTTFAAKLKKMFEAPGMSQPLKQAIEALPVGDRGKAREAYTRLMAFDGKLSATSADAAIYELFLQESTKQIFLDELGPESSPAWKAFIGNGKLSYAAQADHLLGREDSPFWDDLRTPQKEDKTTILARSLAAAISAGDSQLGGDHKAWQWGKLHRYEWKNASGQTVRGPLAAGGDHTTLNTAAFTWGQDFNTTLAPAMRFIVDFGQAEPLMGQNGTGQSGNPASPHYLDSVDPWLKGQYMSLPMQPQNFDKVYGKTRLTLTPGK from the coding sequence ATGGCCTCGCCAGCCCTCACACATTTTCTTCCCCGGTTCGGCGTTGCCGCTGCAGTGGCCGGTGTTTTAAGCCTGACCGGTTGTCAGACCTGGAACGCTCAAGACACCCTCCCGCCGACCTCCGGCGTGCAACCGCTCAAGGGCCTGGCGCAGAACGTTTCAATTCGCCGCAACGCCATGGGCATGCCGCTGATCGAGAGCAATAGCTTCCACGATGCGCTGTTCACCCTCGGCTACGTGCACGCCAGCGACCGCATCAGCCAAATGGTCACCCTGCGTTTGCTGGCCCAGGGCCGTCTGGCGGAGATGTCCGGTGCGGACCTGCTCGATGCCGACCGCTACATGCGTGCAGTCAATCTGAAGAAAAGCGCGGGTGAGCTGTACAAGGCCTCTTCGCCGCGTCTCAAACGTTTCTTTGAAGTCTATGCCCGTGGGGTCAACGCCTACCTGTTCCGCTACCGCGACAAACTGCCTGCCGATCTCGCGGCCACTGGCTACAAGCCCGAATACTGGAAACCGGAAGATTCGGCGCTGATTTTCTGCCTGCTGAATTTCAGTCAATCGGCGAACCTGCCGGAAGAAATTTCCTCATTGATGCTGGCCCAGACGGTCAGTACCGACAAGCTGGCGTGGCTTGCGCCGTCCGCCCCTGACGAAAAACTGCCGGTCGCTGAAGCCGAAAAACTCCAGGGCATCAAACTCAACGGGCAAATCCCGGGGCTGAGCGAAATCAGCAAAGCCACCGGCCAACTGTCCGACCTGAACCTGCTGGGCGCCACGTCTTCGAACAACTGGGCGATCGCCCCGCAACGCAGCCGCAGCGGCAAAAGCCTGCTGGCCAGCGACAGTCATGGGCCGCTGGGCGTGCCGGCGCTGTTCAGTTACGTGCAGATTCGCGCGCCGAAATACCAGGCGTCCGGCGTGACCATTGCCGGGTTACCGATGGTGCTCGGTGGTTTCAACGGCAAAGTGGCGTGGAGCATGACCACGGTCATGGGCGACAACCAGGATCTGTTCCTGGAAAAAATCAAACGTCAGGGCAATGGCCTTTCCTACGAAGTGGGCGGCAAATGGCAGCCGGCGATCGTGCGTAACGAAACCTACTTCGTCAAAGGCCAGAAGCCGATTCGCGAAGCGGTGTACGAAACCCGCCACGGGCCGTTGCTCAACAGTGCCCAAGGCACCGCGTTGGCCAATGGTTTCGGCCTGGCCTTGCAGACGCCGAACTTCACCGACGACAAAACCCTGGATGCCTTTTTCGACCTGTCCCGAGCGCAGAGCGTCGAGAAAGCCTCGGACGCCAGCCGTGAAATACGCGCCATTGCGCTGAATCTGGTGTTTGCCGATGCCAGCAACATCGGTTGGCAAGTCACCGGTCGCTACCCGAACCGTCGCGAAGGCGAAGGCTTGCTGCCATCGCCGGGTTGGGAAGGTCGCTACGACTGGGACGGTTACGCCGACCCGATGCTCCATCCGTATGACCAGGACCCGGCTCAAGGCTGGCTCGGCACCGCCAACCAGCGGGTCATTCCCCATGGCTACGGCATGCAACTGTCCAATTCCTGGTCGGCGCCGGAGCGCGGCGAACGCATGGCCGAACTGGCGGGCGTGGGCAAACACGACACACGCAGCCTGATCGCCATGCAATACGACCAGACCACCACCTTTGCCGCCAAACTGAAGAAGATGTTTGAAGCGCCAGGCATGTCCCAGCCACTCAAGCAAGCCATCGAAGCGCTGCCAGTTGGCGATCGTGGCAAGGCTCGCGAGGCCTACACGCGCTTGATGGCTTTCGACGGCAAACTCAGCGCGACCTCCGCCGACGCGGCGATCTACGAGCTGTTCCTGCAGGAAAGCACCAAGCAGATTTTCCTCGACGAACTGGGCCCGGAAAGCAGCCCGGCGTGGAAAGCCTTTATCGGCAACGGCAAGTTGTCTTACGCGGCGCAGGCCGATCATCTGCTGGGCCGTGAGGACAGTCCGTTCTGGGACGACCTGCGCACCCCGCAGAAAGAAGACAAAACGACGATTCTCGCCCGCAGCCTGGCGGCCGCGATCAGCGCGGGTGACAGCCAGTTGGGTGGCGATCACAAAGCCTGGCAGTGGGGCAAACTGCATCGCTACGAGTGGAAGAACGCCAGTGGCCAGACCGTACGCGGTCCACTGGCGGCCGGCGGCGACCACACCACGCTCAACACCGCCGCGTTCACCTGGGGCCAGGACTTCAACACCACGCTGGCGCCAGCCATGCGCTTTATCGTCGATTTCGGCCAGGCCGAACCGCTGATGGGCCAGAACGGTACCGGTCAATCCGGCAACCCGGCCAGCCCGCACTATCTCGACAGCGTCGATCCATGGCTCAAGGGGCAATACATGAGCCTGCCGATGCAGCCGCAGAACTTTGACAAGGTGTATGGCAAGACGCGGCTGACGCTGACGCCTGGCAAGTAA
- a CDS encoding DUF1145 domain-containing protein, which yields MKVFWGLGKLLTLLFWLVALVNLLIPFVHPFHLLINFAGSVLAGLHLLELVFCNRSLKGRAHPWRDRLKIVFFGVFHLQTIPAPAASKASHA from the coding sequence ATGAAGGTGTTTTGGGGGCTGGGGAAGTTGTTGACCCTGCTGTTCTGGTTGGTGGCGCTGGTCAATCTGCTCATACCGTTTGTTCATCCCTTTCACCTGCTGATCAATTTTGCAGGCAGTGTGTTGGCAGGGCTCCATCTTTTGGAGTTGGTGTTCTGCAACCGTAGCCTCAAAGGTCGAGCCCACCCTTGGCGTGATCGTCTGAAGATTGTCTTTTTCGGCGTTTTCCACCTGCAAACCATTCCGGCCCCGGCCGCTTCGAAGGCCTCCCATGCGTAA
- a CDS encoding collagen-like protein — MRKLCLLAALISPLACAQVVSVETNSLMRLPNTASTLQLERLEVADYGTLLIPSNVTEVTVGELHLGRDARIAIVPGEQALALKVSRAELAEGSQITARGAPGTYLKAARSGRNLDLQIKVLNAPQLSVDARGGAGAPGFVGLDGANGQAPGCTWGQAGRGADGSNGSDGQPGAPGALVRLEVPRDYPTEQIKVEVAGGVGGAAGPGGKPGAGGKAKGCVVYKADGGKSGRPGVDGQPGPAGVAGSVTIQRL, encoded by the coding sequence ATGCGTAAACTCTGTCTGCTCGCTGCACTTATCAGCCCATTGGCCTGCGCGCAGGTGGTGAGCGTCGAAACCAACTCGCTGATGCGCTTGCCCAACACCGCCAGTACCTTGCAACTGGAGCGGCTGGAAGTCGCCGATTATGGCACCTTGCTGATTCCCTCGAACGTGACCGAAGTGACGGTCGGTGAGCTGCACCTGGGACGCGATGCGCGGATTGCCATTGTGCCGGGCGAACAGGCTCTGGCATTGAAGGTCAGCCGGGCCGAGTTGGCTGAAGGCAGCCAGATCACTGCACGGGGCGCGCCGGGGACATACCTCAAGGCCGCTCGCTCCGGGCGCAATCTGGATTTGCAGATCAAAGTGTTGAACGCGCCGCAATTGTCGGTCGACGCTCGCGGTGGCGCAGGTGCTCCAGGTTTTGTCGGCCTTGATGGGGCTAATGGTCAAGCACCGGGTTGTACCTGGGGCCAGGCCGGTCGCGGCGCCGATGGCAGCAATGGCAGCGACGGCCAGCCGGGCGCACCTGGGGCGCTGGTGCGGCTGGAAGTGCCGCGTGATTACCCGACGGAGCAGATCAAGGTCGAGGTTGCGGGCGGGGTTGGTGGCGCGGCAGGGCCGGGGGGTAAACCTGGAGCGGGCGGCAAGGCCAAGGGCTGCGTCGTCTATAAAGCCGATGGCGGCAAGAGCGGCCGCCCCGGTGTCGACGGCCAGCCAGGGCCTGCGGGAGTGGCGGGTTCGGTGACGATTCAGCGGTTGTAA
- a CDS encoding OmpA family protein translates to MSIIRTALPLVLLTSVLTGCAGLQKTDWPTCAGVGGVIGAGLGATESSAWAGYGALLVGGTAAAYCWVHGDGDEDGDGVPDSRDKCPGTPKGVRVDADGCPPPAPAPVVEETAVVKEEVIVIRDVHFQFDSAKLTPADKDVLNTIATRLKQESSSAQLTVTGHTDSVGSDAYNQKLSDRRAHSVVEYLISQGVPRSSFVSVTGAGESQPVADNKTADGRALNRRTEIKINR, encoded by the coding sequence ATGAGCATAATTCGGACAGCATTACCCTTGGTTCTGCTAACCAGTGTGTTGACTGGTTGCGCAGGTTTACAGAAAACCGACTGGCCGACCTGTGCGGGTGTCGGCGGTGTCATCGGTGCAGGGCTCGGCGCGACCGAAAGCTCGGCATGGGCGGGGTATGGCGCGCTGCTGGTCGGCGGCACGGCAGCGGCCTATTGCTGGGTGCATGGCGATGGCGATGAAGACGGCGATGGCGTGCCGGACAGCCGCGACAAGTGCCCGGGTACACCTAAAGGCGTGCGGGTCGATGCCGACGGTTGCCCTCCACCAGCGCCTGCGCCGGTGGTCGAGGAGACGGCGGTGGTCAAGGAAGAAGTCATCGTTATCCGTGATGTGCACTTCCAGTTCGACTCGGCCAAGCTCACCCCGGCCGATAAAGACGTACTCAACACCATTGCCACGCGCCTGAAACAGGAATCCTCCAGCGCCCAACTGACCGTGACCGGGCATACCGACAGTGTCGGCAGTGATGCCTACAATCAGAAACTGTCGGATAGACGCGCCCATTCAGTGGTGGAATACCTGATATCCCAAGGCGTGCCACGCAGCAGCTTCGTGTCCGTGACCGGTGCCGGTGAAAGCCAGCCGGTGGCTGATAACAAAACCGCTGACGGCCGTGCGTTGAACCGTCGCACGGAAATCAAAATCAACCGCTAG
- a CDS encoding LEA type 2 family protein gives MNTRRRALQLLTLLLFLGLGGCASWFSDDLPEPQVHLVKVEVVRAKLLEQKFLLHFRVDNPNDQDLTVRALEYRIHLGDILLTEGEHEHWFTVGPNRSAYLKVPIRTNLWPKVRDLVKLLKKPDQPIPYRLEGELETGLFIAHYVHLARNGVIIAADLIPE, from the coding sequence ATGAACACCCGGCGGCGCGCATTACAGCTGCTCACCCTGCTCCTGTTTCTGGGGCTCGGCGGCTGTGCGTCGTGGTTCAGCGACGATCTGCCGGAGCCGCAGGTTCATCTAGTCAAGGTCGAGGTGGTCCGGGCCAAACTACTGGAACAGAAGTTCCTGCTGCACTTTCGCGTCGACAATCCCAATGACCAGGACCTGACGGTGCGTGCCCTGGAATATCGCATTCACCTCGGGGACATACTGCTGACCGAAGGCGAGCACGAACACTGGTTCACGGTCGGTCCCAATCGCAGCGCTTATTTAAAAGTGCCGATCCGCACCAACCTGTGGCCGAAAGTCCGGGACCTGGTGAAACTGCTGAAAAAACCCGACCAACCGATCCCCTATCGTCTGGAAGGTGAGCTGGAAACCGGTTTATTCATCGCGCACTACGTGCACCTGGCGCGCAATGGCGTGATAATCGCCGCCGATTTAATTCCGGAGTGA
- a CDS encoding cysteine hydrolase family protein encodes MELKTNAALIIIDQQKGILHPKLGRRNNPQAEERILELLGHWRRTGRPVIHVQHLSRSEDSVFWPQQSGVEFQERFQPMTGEQVIQKHVPDAFCSTGLEARLREAGIDQLIIVGVATHNSVESTARTAGNLGFEAWVAEDACFTFDKADFFGNAHSAEEVHAMSLGNLQGEYATVISTAKILQAD; translated from the coding sequence ATGGAGCTCAAGACAAACGCGGCGCTGATCATCATCGATCAACAAAAAGGCATCCTGCATCCCAAGTTGGGCCGCCGAAACAACCCTCAGGCCGAAGAGCGCATCCTGGAATTGCTGGGGCATTGGCGCCGAACCGGGCGGCCGGTGATTCATGTGCAGCACCTGTCCCGCTCAGAGGATTCAGTGTTCTGGCCGCAGCAATCGGGGGTGGAATTTCAGGAGCGTTTTCAACCCATGACCGGCGAGCAAGTGATTCAGAAACACGTGCCGGATGCCTTTTGTTCGACGGGGCTGGAGGCGCGTTTACGGGAGGCGGGGATCGATCAGTTGATCATCGTCGGCGTGGCGACCCACAACTCGGTGGAGTCCACGGCGCGAACGGCCGGCAACCTGGGGTTTGAAGCGTGGGTTGCTGAGGATGCGTGCTTTACCTTCGACAAGGCGGATTTTTTTGGTAACGCCCATTCAGCCGAGGAAGTGCATGCGATGTCGCTGGGTAATTTGCAGGGTGAGTATGCAACTGTCATCAGTACCGCAAAAATTCTGCAGGCCGACTAA
- a CDS encoding DUF6231 family protein → MIAGISSRTPQQALAALLDRYAPVRLLLIGASEFPALEAFKLAHPDSLVAFAAPGPLPAELAAQRFDLALMLDCLEHLPKRDGLNLLGGIRNLNASRIAVLADLPACGWQETDFFSLALQASERFQRDDQVLTLFTYDLLDYKQVPDWLNSRFWANPENFGKYWW, encoded by the coding sequence ATGATTGCAGGTATTTCTTCGCGCACGCCCCAGCAGGCGTTGGCCGCTTTGCTTGATCGTTACGCCCCGGTGCGTCTGTTGCTGATTGGCGCCAGCGAATTCCCCGCGCTTGAGGCATTCAAGCTCGCGCACCCGGACAGCCTCGTCGCTTTTGCTGCGCCCGGGCCACTGCCCGCCGAACTGGCAGCACAGCGGTTTGATCTGGCGCTGATGCTCGATTGCCTCGAACACTTGCCCAAGCGCGACGGCCTGAATCTGCTTGGCGGGATACGCAACCTCAATGCCAGTCGCATTGCGGTGCTGGCCGACTTGCCGGCGTGCGGTTGGCAGGAGACGGACTTTTTCTCCCTGGCGCTGCAAGCCAGCGAACGCTTCCAGCGCGACGATCAAGTGCTGACCCTGTTTACCTACGATCTGCTTGACTATAAACAGGTGCCCGACTGGCTGAACTCACGCTTCTGGGCCAATCCGGAAAACTTCGGGAAATATTGGTGGTAA
- a CDS encoding SEC-C metal-binding domain-containing protein, translating into MTQQPHVHGPDCNHDHDHHDHHDHDHGHVHGPNCGHAHQEPVRNALKDVGRNDPCPCGNGKKFKKCHGA; encoded by the coding sequence ATGACTCAGCAACCTCATGTCCATGGCCCTGACTGCAACCACGATCATGACCATCACGACCACCATGATCACGACCATGGCCATGTCCACGGCCCGAACTGCGGCCACGCCCACCAGGAACCGGTGCGCAACGCCCTGAAAGACGTCGGCCGCAACGATCCTTGCCCATGCGGCAATGGCAAGAAATTCAAGAAGTGCCACGGCGCTTGA